The Panthera leo isolate Ple1 chromosome D1, P.leo_Ple1_pat1.1, whole genome shotgun sequence region CTGTTTAAACCtgtcttcatatttaaagtgggtttcttatagaAAACATGTAGGtgagtcttttgttttttatccactctgatagtctctgtcttttaattaatATGTTTAGACCATTCATTTAAAGTGATTATGTATATAGTTGGATTAGTATGTACCATTCTATTTGGTGAACttgttctttgcttctttttttttttttttttaacctttctctccccctctttaaaaaaaatttttttttaggtttattcatttttcagagacacagagaaacaaagcatgagttggggaggggcagagagagaagtagatatggaatctgaagcaggcaccaggctctgagctgtcagcacggaacccgatgcagggctggaacctgcagaccatgagatcatgacctgagctgaagtcagacacttaacagactgagccacccaggcgcttctctctctctctctctctctctctctctctctctctctttattgtaaaatatgtttattgatGATAAAACTTCTATAATTTACTACTGGTACTTGATGTTACAAATGTTAGGGTCTTTGAGATATGTAGGATCCTTGTAATGTAACTGGCATAAAAACCCCATGATTTGAGCTCTCCTAATCACTTTtgtgatttctgtttcttcccacaAAGACCAGTCCTATGTCTTTCATAAATGCATCCAGTAAATGGAGAAATAAGCTGGGACAAAAACTGTACATTCTTTTAATCTACATGTTTTCCACAcaagatacattttttaagagGCTCCTTGTAAGGATTTTCTGCTGGAATGGGCAGGTCCTCATTGCTGGCTACCTGTTTTCTTTGAGTTTCCCTCCTAGAATAGATTTGGTGCCTTGCAGCTCTCTAGGTTTTCCTCTACTGTTATCACCCTGGAGCCCCATTGCTGTGGTAATGAAGTGTTGCTGAGGGGAAACAGTGGATCTTACCATTAAAGCTCATTCTTGGAGACCTGTAAGCCCCTAGGCTGTGACCTTTAGAAGTGTTTCTAGGTGAGACCTGAAGGCTAGAGGGGGCTACAGTTGGCTAATCATCTTTACCCCAGGTCAGAGAAGGCTCTGGCAGTCTTTTCTCTTGAGAGCATCCTTTGTTATGGATATTGCActgggtatatttttaaatacctttccTCTCCCCTGAAACAGGAGAGGATTTTTTCTTGAATCTTCACTGTGAGAATCTGGTGGTGTTCCTGGTGGTACAACCAATGAAAGTATGGTGGCCgccatgagactgagcccccacccccacctcaggagTTTCTTACTCTCATCCTTTAGAGATTTGTCAAGAGTTGCTACTTAAGTGCTTCTACTGGTTTATGGCTCTGGTATCTGCTTACGGTGCCATGATCTTGGCCGTGATTCTCTCAATCTGCCTGTCTAGTTTTCAGGGTGCTGGTTTGCCTTGTCACCTCAATTCTCTGATGGATCTAAGAAAACTTGTTGATGTGCAGTTTGTTCATCTTGTTACGACTTCCAGGGTCTTCACATGTTAGAAGGGAAACCAGAAGTCaacaatgacttttaaaaaaggtaGTTTATTGTCTTTCACACAACTGTAGCCAACCCAAGGCAGGTGAGACAGTTTTGTGACCTTAGAGGACCCAGGATCCTTTTATCTTATCACTTTGCCATTCTCAACAGGTAGCTTCCACCTTGAGTTTGGAAGTGGTTTCTCTGTCTCTAGTCATCAGGTGGTATTCCAGCCATtctgcaggaaggaggaagggggagaggaagagaaggacacagtccttttctttttcttttcttttcttttcttttcttttcttttcttttttcttttcttttttttaaaaaaatttttttttggcacaGTCCTTTTCTCTAAGATACCCTTGTTATTTAAGGATACTTCCAGAAAGTTGCTCTCATCACTTCTGATTACAACTAAATTACTAGACCCTAAGTTCATATGGCTACATGGAGGTTGAAAGATGTAGCTTTAATTTGGATATGTCATTGAAGATTGGAAATTGGCCATTAGCAGTCTCTACCACAGCAGTGTTCCAAGCCTTTCCTCAGATTTTTACAGGTGTCTATGTAGGATACAAAGTAGCTTAAGAAACTCTGCTCTGTAAAATTGCTGTGAGAGTAGGGAGCCATAGCATATCAGCTGACACTGAAACCAACATTCCCAGAATATTTAGCCTGAGCAGAATCCCATTCAGTATGCTCACCTTTCCTAAAGGCTTGCTGAATCTTAGGATTGTTATTGGGGCATTGGGTTGATAGTAATCTAGTCCCTACCTACCCTCAAAGTTTGACTTCTCTCTTGGCAGCTTTCCCAGTCAGCAGCTTGTTTCCAGAGCAAGCCATagtgaaagaaaagcaagaaacacTTATTTTGTGTATGTCAAGTGGGTTCCACCTTGACAACATTACTATTACGTGGAAAAAATTATCCCAGAAGGATCCTCAGGAGGTTTTTGAAGGCATCATCACTAATCACACCATCGAGAATGGTATGTTTAATGTCACTAGCTTCTTGATGCTGAAGCCCTCTCTGGAAGACAATATGACCATCTACCAGTGTGTGATATATCACAAATCCTTGCCTACCCCTCAGAAGCTCAATTTCACCTTGACTGTGATAGGTAAGCAACCTCTTGAACATTTCTCTTACTCTTCACCTTGAGGTCAGGTAACATAAAACTTTGGTTCCCAGGCAGTCCCTAAGGGAAGATTGGGGGCCAGTAGGGAAGATAGAAAGCTTGGTATGGCATAGCTCAGCCCTAGAGTCAGCAGTCCAGACTAGGTCTCTTAAGCCAGGGCAGATAGTCTAGGAGGTGGAGAGTGGTGACAAAAGTTCTCAGATGAAAACAGGGCTCCTTGTTAGCCATGGCAGTTTAAGTGACCTGGGTGGTCTATATGGCTTGGGGTGTGAAGCTTGCTAGCTACAAGGAGAGTGGGCATAGGATCCTGTCCGTGTCCTCTGAGGATAAGGGTCTATCAGGGGCCAGGGACCCAGCCCTGCCAGCAACTCTTCTGCTCAGGCTCCAGGTCCACTGCAAACTGTTGGCTGGTAGAGGCTGAGTCAGTTCTGCCTTATGGATTGTGCCCAGGATGGGGAGGCCATAGTGGAGTGGTCCTGCAGGAGCCCAGCACTTTCCCCGGGCATATTGGATCCTTAGCTCAAGATCTACAACTCACTATAGAATCCTTCCTGCTGGTGGAATGAGGTCCATTGAGCACATATCTTGGCTTCCTTGGTCACAGCTCTGGTCCTGGGTAGGTATGACCCTTCTGATTAGATGCATCTGCCTGGAGCTGTGAGGGGTAAAGAAGGCAGGGTCTGACAAGGAGCCCTGTGGGATGTGGTCTGGGTGTGCCAGATGGGCACTGGGATGGtcctggagggagagaggaatggtTCTTGGAAGTAAGGGCTAGGAATGTGTGTATGGGTGGTGTGTGAAGGGATATGTACAGGGTGTGTGTGGGGCATGGGGAGTACGAAATTGAAACACGCTTCGTGTGTATCGAATAAGGGGTTTGTCTGCATCATATGTATGTCTGAGTCCATTCAGGTTGCTATAACAATTtgccacagattgggtggcttaaaaacaacagatCTTTATCtttcacagttccagaggctgaaaGTTTGCAATGATTGTGCCACCATGGTTGGGTGAGGACTCTCTTCTGGGTTGCACACTTCttattgtatcctcacatggtggaagggatgAGGGAGCTCTCTAGGGCCTCTGTCATAAGGGCACTAAATCCATTCACGAGGACTCTACCggcatgacctaatcacctcccccaAACCCTATCTCCTAATACTATCACGCTGTGCATCAGGATTTCAGTACATGAATTGGGAGGGGGGGCACACATATTCAGTCTATAGGAGTAAGGGTGTAGTAGTTTGGAAGCTTTGAACATTGcgtggcatgtgtgtgtggtatgtagTGTTCAGTATTGCAGTGTTTTCTGGCAAGTGCTAAACACACTGTTTGATGGGTGGAGGTGTGTGTGATAGGATTGGAGGACGCCAAGACGGGTGGCAGAGGGTCACAGGGACAGGGAAAATGACATACAACCCCAGGTCCTAGCAGTGGTTGTGTGGTCTCTGGCTCCAGCCCTTAGGTTTCctcttaatgtttttttcctctttccctctgcagaATCTGAGAAGACAGCTTGGAGtttgaagaacatttttttctacattggAGCCCCCTTGTCACTTGCAgtgattttattaattatttatcttttaaaaaaggtaagaGGCTCCAAAGCAAAGTTTAGCCCTATGTTTTGGAGTTGACTTTGGGAGTTCGGGGATTCTAGAATGCCAGTGGATGCCGTTGAGGAGTTCTTAGGATTGATAttggtgtgtgtttgtggtaTGTGGCTTTTCTGATGCTGCACTGATGAACTTTCTTTTCCGATCTCCATGTGGTGCTTTGTGACTCTGGGGAGACGCAGTGTAAAGCCCTCTGCCTCTTCGTAATGTACACATCTCATTGTGAATCAAACACTTTTGGTTCAGACCAGGTTTTTGAACCATGTATGGGCTGCACTGTTGTTCTCACACATAGAAACTGTGGCTCAGAGGTGAGAATTCCTTCTCCCGGGTGCTGATATTTTGTTAATAGTTCAATGAGATAACCTACCACCAGATTTCATTGGTTTAACTaggaatttctttatttttttatttctattttattttagagagagggcgcaagtaagggagaggggcagagggagagagggagaatcccaagcaggttacatgctcagcacagagcctgatgtggggtttgatcccatgaccctggtatcacaacctgagcctaaaccaagagacagatgctcaactgactgagccactcaggcacccctaacccGGAATTCCTAACTCTCCCTAAGTGTTTCTGAACTAAAACATGTTTTCAAACATGTTCTTCCCTGACTATGGCCcaaatatcaaataaaacaaCTCAAACTGTAGAGGCCCAAGAGACCaatgtaaatatgttttttaaaatggttcCACAGAATAAAATTGCCTTTAGTTTTTTATGGGCCTGCCAAGGCAGAATCTGTGCAGTAGCTAATACGTCTCATTATAAGTGCCttaggaaaaatagaataatcagttaattaagaaaaaaggcggggcgcctgggtggctcagtcacttaagcgtccgacttcagctcaggtcacgatctcgcggtctgtgagttcgagccccgcgtcgggctctgggctgatggctcagagcctggagcctgcttccgattctgtgtctccgtctctctctgcccctcccccgttcatgctctgtctctgtctcaaaaaaaataaataaacgttaaaaagaaaaaaaaggctatttGTTTATCTAAAATTTGCCAACCGATTCATGGGATTTATTCTTTGGGTGGGACCTAGGCCAATGAGACAACTAGATATAAAGTGGTTTTCAAATGTGTCTTGTGGTATTTGTGACTGTTCTCCTATTTCTTGCCTTCCTCTGACTTCTGATATCCAGGTGCTCTCATGATAACCTCACGTTTGATGATGatactttttgaaaaagagactCAAGCCTTTGTGACTAGCCTGGATTCTGCAATTTTGCTCCAATTTTGTTTGCAGTTTTGGCTCCAAACCTTCACCCTTCCTCACATCCATGTCCTTTGCCATGTAATATTGAAGTGTCCTCCAATTATAGGCTGCTCCTTAACATTGGGCTCAACCttatgacttgctttggtcagTAGAATGAGACCAAAGTAAAAGAGTGCCATTTCTAAGTCTAGGCCTCAAGAGACTTGGTGcatttccatttgctttctttgGTGCTTCTGATGTTAGTAAGAGGAGGATGCATCCAAGTGGGCCTGTTGGGGGTGAGAGACACTGGAAGCAGAGCTTGCTGCAGGCTGAGCAACACTGGAAGTTAGGGCTAGTTGCTGTATTGGAGGCCACACTAAATCATCTAAATCAGATGACGGCCATGCAACACCCAGACAGGTGAGCAAATCTGGCTGAGATCATCAGTACTCAACAGAGCCAACTCTCAAATGAGTTTgagataaatactttttttttttttccagagccaCTGTGTTTTGGGTTggcttgttacacagcaaaagctaactgataCAGCTCCTCATGAAGCTGAATTTTGACTAGAATGTATGGTTGCTATGGAGATGTGCTGCTGAGACCCTTTGCAGAGAGAGCCTGCTATGGAGTGTACTCAGCCAACATGCTCCAGCTGTGTCATCTCAGGGAGCTGCTGCAGTATTTGAGCTTATGCCATGCTCTCCCTGGGAAGCCCTAGAAAATAGCTGAGAAGGCCAGGAGGCTTTGTAGTTCCCTGTTGGGGTGGCTAACACTTTCTCAGAGTTGCACTGTAGTCTGAGGCTCTTGCTACCCAATCTTCTCCTTCCTCGAACCTTCACAGATATGAGACCTGCATCATGGTCTAAAGGTTTTACCCCCATACTCATGTGCCCTCTCCCCTTTATCTTTCGCAGGCACGACCCCAAACACGTCCCTTATCCTGAGTCTTGAAAGCTTCTTCTCAAAACACCCAAACCTATACAGCAGAGACTGAAGAATGAAAATGAGGTGCTGTCATTATGATGCATTCGTGTCTTATTCACATGGAGGAACCACTAGAACATTGGAAGTTCTTACACAGAAACATCAGAAACAAGGTTTCTCAGCGAATGCATAAGTAACTGAAATTACTTTTCCTAATGGCTTTAATGGTTTGCTCAAGAGCAGACtgttcattcttccttccttaatAGCCTTCTGCCAATCAGCtcatccaagaaaaagaaagcaatgttttccaaagaagacatacagatagccaacagatacatgaaaaggtgctcaacatcactaattatcagggaagccaaaaccacaatgagatatcagctcatacctgtcagaatgactattatcagaaagacaagaaacaacaagtattggtgaggatgtggagaaaagggagccctagtgcactattggtgggaatgaaaattggtcagccacaatggaaaacagaacagaacagttctatctgaaaatagaactaccatatgacccagcaattcgaCTTCTgggtatttgaagaaaatgaaaacactaactctaaAAGATATATGCGCCCCTATGTTCACTGaagtattatttacagtagccaagatataggaacaagtgtccattaatagatgaatggataaagaaaatgttatacctgtgtcacacacacacacatatataaaatgaaatatatgtgtatatataaatggaatatataatatatatgtaaaaaatatatataaaattctgttaacatataatgtaatttatTCATCTTGGAATTTTATTCACCCTtacaaaaagagtgaaatcttgtcatttgcaacaatatgcaCGAAACACcttgagggtgttatgctaagtgaaataagtcagacagagaaagacaaataccgtattaTCTCACATGTgcaatctaaaaaccaaaacccaagcTCATCAATAACAGAACACAATGGTGGTtttcagggtggggtggggtggatgaAACGGGTGAAAGTGGTCAatggtacaaacttctagttataaaataagtcatgcgGGTGTAATGTACACCATGGTGcctttagttaataatactgtaatgcATATTTGGAAGTTactaagagtaaatcttaaaaatttagaaaaacttttaagaaaaaatatttttgtaactatGGATAGTGACAGGTGTTAATTAGACAGGTGTTAATGAGATTGTTTTGCAACATATACAACTGTTGAAtcatgtcatacacctgaaact contains the following coding sequences:
- the NCR3LG1 gene encoding natural cytotoxicity triggering receptor 3 ligand 1 isoform X2, with amino-acid sequence MAGTTQTVLLNDNATIFCQVYGYPSPNITIMGVTWFWKNPGSATEVKLFEFFGGQQMTGRPGAMVRLKSLESGNASLQLPGIQLREAGEYRCEVVITPHKAVGKVKLEVVAFPVSSLFPEQAIVKEKQETLILCMSSGFHLDNITITWKKLSQKDPQEVFEGIITNHTIENGMFNVTSFLMLKPSLEDNMTIYQCVIYHKSLPTPQKLNFTLTVIESEKTAWSLKNIFFYIGAPLSLAVILLIIYLLKKARPQTRPLS